In the genome of Daucus carota subsp. sativus chromosome 9, DH1 v3.0, whole genome shotgun sequence, the window GGTTGTTGGAGCGGAAAAGGCCGCACTCCAGCACAAGATTGAGAAGTGCATGGTCTAATATTTACAAGAACCAAGTAGGTGGTATCATACTACAAGTGAACACAATAAGCAGAGGAGTAAAATCtgtattgtttgaaattagGTTCCCTTCTGACCAGACAAATATTACattatttgtaataatattCTCATGCACCAACTGCAACttttgataattatttgtaattttttgcaTTTCCAAAAGTGATTGTAAACTTATATGCTATACATAAGACTGAAGATCAAAATATTCGAATACAAGTTGATGACGAGGCTTGATAAGTTTCGGCATTTATGCACTCTCTACActccaaaattattttttaaacttttacataCTCAAATTACAATAGCTAGTTGCAATGAATTTTTAACTAAACCATTCTCTTGTAATATTTAGGTTATTATGAGTTTGTTTCATCGCTTACTGATTTAGTTATAGTTTGGGTTTACAAATGAAAATGCAGAGGTAAAAGCTTCGAATCCAGAATTAACGAATCTGGATCTTCAGGTGTCAGTGAATTTGGAACCAGCAGATGGGCTATTGTTTGCCACTCTTTTCTTGTTTGTCAAATAGATGAAAGTGATAGGTTATGCTGTGCTTTCAATTCAGAAAAGTGCTTCTGTGGATCTTTCTCCAAGTTCTTATTCTGATGCGCCGCAACTTTGATGCAACTGAATATAACTTCTGGTTGCTGATTAGTACAGATTTAATGTTTGTGATGACCACTAACACTGGCTGCGTGTAGTGTTTAAGCTTACACTATAAGAAGAAGCATCTttaccaaattaaaaaaaaaaaaagaaatctgGAATTGCAGGCTGCCATTTTTGTTTCTCAGAAAAAATACAGTAAGATGCTGTTGTACAGATTAAAAGTTAGAAGCACTCAATCATCGTATAGGCTTAAGAAGTGACCGTAACCTGCTGTGATCCTTATTAAAAGCCGACAACTTTTTCAAGCACCGTTAAGAAGTGCAATAATTTACAACAGGTTCTGAAATGTTGCTGTTGGTACATACGAATATTTTTATGAATCATAAAATACTAGCCTGGTCTGCAGAGGTCATTATTTCAGGCTAACACAGATTGAACTGCTTGCTTATTGTGCtttcttataaaatgatatcggGTCTAACGTTTATATATTAGACCATGTGTGTCTCAATTTTCTTCTGGAGTGCTGCCTTATCTGCTCCGACAACCTTGTCAATTGCTTTTCCCTTCTTTATCATTACGAATGCTGGCAATGCCTGCACCGCGTACTCCCGAGCCACACCCTGCATAAACCACATGATCAAGATATTAGCCTCATGCATCTGACTGTAAAACATGGCTTAACTAGGaacatgaaatgaaaaaaaaaaaaaaaacaggatTGCTGAAGCATACTTCTAACTCGTCTACATCAATCTGGATGAACTCCACAGCCACGTACTTAGCAGCAAAGTCGCGGATTATAGGTTCCATGGCGCGACAAGGTCCACACCATGCAGCTGTGAAATGAACAACCATCtgcaaaaaaacattaaaagaattattttgtcaaactcggataaattaaaaatcatgaatCACAGCACCGGATTAGCTCTGTAACTGACCAGCTTATTTGTTTCTTTGGAGGACTGAAAATGGCTTTTCCATTTAGACGAGGAACGGAATATCAAGACCTGGCCAGTCTTGTTAGGCACGGACAATTCATTGGCTCCATTAGAAGCAGACTTCTTCATCATGAATGACTCATTGGCTTCATTTGAAGCATACACAGCAGACTGATTAGCACCCATctgaaaaaaatttcttatttccTGCTTTGTTGGATGACGATAAAGAATGCACAGGCTGAGCCCTTTTATAGGACTCATAATG includes:
- the LOC108202278 gene encoding thioredoxin H1 encodes the protein MGANQSAVYASNEANESFMMKKSASNGANELSVPNKTGQVLIFRSSSKWKSHFQSSKETNKLMVVHFTAAWCGPCRAMEPIIRDFAAKYVAVEFIQIDVDELEGVAREYAVQALPAFVMIKKGKAIDKVVGADKAALQKKIETHMV